The following proteins are co-located in the Candidatus Eisenbacteria bacterium genome:
- a CDS encoding ATP-binding cassette domain-containing protein, whose amino-acid sequence GPNGAGKTTTLRMLMGITAPDSGTVRYEGRDALDRARVGYLPEERGLFEDAPVLDTLAYLGSLRGMSLAEARSAGRAMLARLGLEERAKEKVNVLSKGNQQKVQFIGAVLHRPALAVLDEPFSGLDPINQELFSGLMRELVSEGTAVLLSAHQLDLVERLADRFLLISRGREVLSGTLDEMRRKAASVHDEVLRIDLASRDALPMEAPVVAEALAGRANGGRVESTPLAGGGVRLEVQIPRGSDLAPLLGAAGERGAIVRVETRRVPLHEIYLRAVREEGGTVAESEVTADA is encoded by the coding sequence GGACCCAACGGAGCCGGCAAGACCACGACGCTGCGGATGCTCATGGGGATCACCGCGCCCGATTCGGGAACCGTGCGCTACGAAGGCCGGGACGCGCTCGACCGCGCCCGTGTCGGGTACCTGCCCGAAGAGCGCGGCCTCTTCGAGGATGCGCCGGTCCTCGATACGCTCGCCTATCTCGGGTCGCTGCGCGGCATGTCCCTGGCCGAGGCCCGCTCCGCGGGACGAGCGATGCTCGCGCGGCTCGGCCTGGAAGAGCGCGCGAAGGAAAAGGTCAATGTGCTCTCGAAGGGCAATCAGCAGAAAGTCCAGTTCATCGGCGCGGTCCTCCATCGGCCTGCGCTGGCCGTGCTCGACGAGCCCTTCTCCGGACTGGACCCCATCAATCAGGAGCTGTTCAGCGGCTTGATGCGGGAGCTGGTGTCCGAAGGAACCGCGGTGCTGCTCTCGGCGCACCAGCTCGACCTCGTGGAGCGGCTGGCCGACCGCTTCCTCCTCATCTCGCGAGGGCGTGAAGTCCTGTCGGGAACGCTCGATGAGATGCGTCGCAAGGCCGCGAGCGTGCACGACGAAGTGCTGAGGATCGACCTCGCGTCCCGGGATGCTCTTCCGATGGAGGCTCCGGTCGTGGCCGAGGCGCTGGCCGGGCGAGCGAACGGCGGGCGGGTGGAGTCCACGCCGCTGGCTGGAGGCGGGGTTCGCCTCGAGGTGCAGATCCCCCGCGGGAGCGACCTCGCGCCTTTGCTCGGCGCAGCGGGCGAGCGAGGGGCGATCGTGCGGGTCGAGACCAGGCGCGTTCCGCTTCACGAGATCTATCTGCGCGCGGTCCGCGAAGAAGGCGGCACGGTCGCCGAGTCGGAGGTCACGGCCGATGCCTGA
- a CDS encoding ABC transporter permease, whose product MPERRPDWLPVARWELFRIMRRKDFIISILTTPLLVFGVSFMMTAFDRNRPHKVAVARTDASGAVTARGTQALPPHKGFTWLDPGDAGADSAALMTKLRGNAFEAALLIHVGDDGRWTTDLITRREPPRWAREMGDIVRAEARKDRGQRMGLTPAQLSALDDSVQVRTHVAVGTRSGGRMGDFLVTFGILILTVTVLLTSMSYLMVGISGEKQARVTEVVVSAIPAQAWMDGKILAFTAIGLITGLVWAGSTLMMAMMFAFRLPLTINLATMAITMVFALLGLYFYNAMISALMASAQSMQSASKWQGNFLMLPFIPFFFLGVLLDSPDSPLMMVLSQVPTFSPVLIPARLVTGGVQPWEVILALALLIAACWGMRIVAGRIFRLGMLLYGKDMNLPELIRWARVK is encoded by the coding sequence ATGCCTGAGCGCCGCCCCGACTGGCTCCCGGTCGCACGCTGGGAGCTGTTCCGCATCATGCGCCGCAAGGACTTCATCATCTCGATCCTGACCACGCCGCTGCTCGTGTTCGGGGTCAGCTTCATGATGACCGCGTTCGACCGCAACCGCCCTCACAAGGTGGCGGTGGCGCGCACCGATGCTTCGGGCGCGGTGACGGCTCGCGGCACGCAGGCGCTCCCACCCCACAAGGGCTTCACGTGGCTCGACCCGGGCGATGCCGGCGCCGACTCCGCAGCGCTGATGACGAAGCTGCGCGGCAACGCTTTCGAAGCCGCGCTGCTGATCCACGTCGGCGACGACGGCCGCTGGACCACCGATCTGATCACGCGGCGGGAGCCGCCGCGCTGGGCGCGCGAGATGGGCGACATCGTGAGGGCGGAGGCCCGCAAGGACCGAGGGCAGCGAATGGGGTTGACCCCGGCGCAGCTCTCAGCACTCGACGACTCGGTCCAGGTCCGCACCCATGTGGCGGTGGGGACGCGCTCGGGCGGCCGCATGGGAGACTTCCTCGTCACCTTTGGCATCCTGATCCTCACCGTGACGGTGCTGCTGACCAGCATGTCCTATCTGATGGTCGGCATCAGCGGCGAGAAGCAGGCTCGCGTCACCGAAGTGGTGGTCTCGGCGATTCCGGCGCAGGCGTGGATGGACGGCAAGATCCTCGCCTTCACGGCCATCGGATTGATCACCGGCCTCGTGTGGGCGGGCTCGACGCTGATGATGGCGATGATGTTCGCCTTCCGGCTGCCCTTGACGATCAACCTCGCCACCATGGCGATCACGATGGTCTTCGCCCTGCTCGGCCTCTATTTCTACAATGCGATGATCTCCGCGCTCATGGCCTCGGCGCAGAGCATGCAGAGCGCGTCGAAATGGCAGGGCAACTTCCTCATGCTGCCGTTCATCCCGTTCTTCTTCCTCGGCGTCCTGCTCGACAGCCCCGACTCACCGCTCATGATGGTGCTGTCGCAGGTGCCGACCTTTTCGCCGGTGTTGATCCCGGCGCGACTGGTGACCGGGGGCGTGCAGCCATGGGAGGTGATCCTGGCTCTCGCGCTGCTGATCGCCGCCTGCTGGGGGATGCGGATCGTGGCGGGCCGAATCTTCCGCCTCGGCATGCTGCTCTACGGCAAGGACATGAACCTGCCCGAGCTCATTCGCTGGGCGCGGGTGAAGTGA
- a CDS encoding MGMT family protein — MRRGVLIVVAAGRRSRPTSPTWQRIYDVVRRIPRGKVATYGQVSALAGFPHAPRLAGYALHALPDGSPVPWHRVVAAGGRLSLARLSVESALTQRMRLEREGVAFDPRGRVRIQEHGWRKAAAKQRR, encoded by the coding sequence ATGAGGCGCGGGGTGCTGATCGTCGTCGCGGCGGGAAGAAGATCGCGACCGACGTCGCCCACCTGGCAGCGCATCTACGACGTCGTCCGCCGCATCCCCCGTGGCAAGGTCGCGACCTACGGTCAGGTGTCGGCCCTCGCCGGATTCCCCCACGCGCCGCGCCTCGCTGGCTACGCGCTCCATGCGCTTCCCGACGGCTCGCCCGTTCCCTGGCACCGAGTGGTCGCCGCGGGAGGCAGGCTGTCGCTGGCGCGGCTCAGCGTGGAATCGGCACTCACGCAGCGAATGAGGCTGGAGCGAGAAGGTGTTGCGTTCGACCCGCGCGGACGGGTGCGAATTCAGGAACACGGTTGGAGGAAGGCCGCCGCGAAGCAACGCAGGTGA
- a CDS encoding glycosyl hydrolase codes for MARWPGWRACAVALAIVSVSTRATVAQDVKIDSETFGGLQARAIGPAAMGGRIAALDAVHVEGRLHLWVGSAGGGVWKSVDGGTTFKPMFDKHAQSIGAVAIDPRRPQTVWVGTGESWVRNSVSVGDGIYKTTDGGDSWEKLGLAESERIARIAIDPQRPETVYVAVTGHLWNKHPMRGVYRTRDGGKTWTRVLFVDEDTGCADVAVDPENPRNVYAGMWQFRRKAWAFSSGGPGSGLYKSSDGGDTWKKVTKGLPEGELGRIGISVVASKPHIVYAAIEAKRGGIFRSDDRGETWKQMNASANTSVRPFYFGMIVADPNNPDRIYKPSINLITSDDGGVTLSAIFGGVHSDYHAVWVDPRNSEHLIVGTDGGIYISENRGNDWRFVSNLPVSQFYHVSYDMETPYNVYGGLQDNGTWMGPSRRPGGIANRHWRVLGGGDGFWAFVDPKDPDFVYVEYQEGNISRVAKSTGESKDIRPFHKQGEPENRFNWNTPIHVSPTRAGVIYFGSQFVYRSENRGDKWERISPDLTTNDPAKLQQSQSGGLSVDNSSAENHCTIYSISESPKNPDVIWVGTDDGNVQLTKDGGKSWQNVAKKVKGWPVGGWVSCVQASPHQDGTAYVTLDAHCVGDMDTYVYRTRDFGKTWERLDSPELKGFAHVVREDRVAPSLLFVGTELGLFLSLDSGKSWSQFKAGLPDVSIRDLTIHPREDDLLLGTHGRGIYVIDDIRCLRALTPALLAADAAVLDSRPSVATLPTAEQRFEASEFRGRTLEEAGFVTYYLKKRHMLGDLKIEVYDAEGRLMSSEPAPKRRGINRYSWPMRMKPPKVPPGTNLVPNPYSFYGPRVPEGEYTVKLIKDKETYTSKLTLAPDPRSTHSAEDRALQRKTVRELYGMLESLTFVTDAVMDARSQVRARGAKLAKGDALGKKLTSLGDRLDQIHQGLTATREGRFTGEEQLREKLGVLYGAVNGYDGRPTESQLAYQQTLAQRLDTARRDFETLMTKDAAGLSDELKAKSLEPIKPMSHEEWAKKQERG; via the coding sequence ATGGCGAGATGGCCGGGGTGGAGAGCCTGCGCCGTTGCGCTCGCGATCGTGAGCGTTTCGACGCGCGCGACCGTCGCCCAGGACGTGAAGATCGATTCCGAGACATTCGGCGGGCTCCAGGCGCGAGCGATCGGTCCGGCGGCGATGGGCGGGCGCATCGCCGCGCTCGATGCCGTCCATGTGGAAGGCCGACTCCATCTCTGGGTCGGCTCGGCGGGGGGCGGGGTCTGGAAGTCGGTGGACGGCGGCACCACCTTCAAGCCGATGTTCGACAAGCACGCGCAGTCGATCGGCGCCGTGGCCATCGATCCACGACGTCCGCAGACCGTGTGGGTCGGCACCGGTGAATCGTGGGTGCGGAACAGCGTGTCGGTGGGCGACGGAATCTACAAGACCACCGACGGCGGCGATTCCTGGGAGAAGCTCGGCCTCGCCGAGTCGGAGCGCATCGCCCGCATCGCCATCGATCCGCAAAGGCCGGAGACGGTTTACGTCGCGGTGACCGGGCACCTGTGGAACAAGCATCCGATGCGGGGCGTCTACCGCACGCGCGACGGCGGCAAGACCTGGACGCGCGTCCTGTTCGTCGACGAGGACACCGGCTGCGCCGATGTCGCGGTCGATCCCGAGAACCCGCGCAACGTCTACGCCGGCATGTGGCAATTCCGGCGCAAGGCCTGGGCGTTCAGCTCGGGCGGTCCGGGCAGCGGTCTCTACAAGAGCAGCGACGGCGGTGACACGTGGAAGAAGGTGACGAAGGGGCTGCCCGAAGGCGAGCTGGGGCGGATCGGGATCTCGGTCGTCGCCAGCAAGCCCCACATCGTCTACGCCGCGATCGAGGCGAAGCGCGGCGGCATCTTCCGCTCCGACGATCGCGGCGAGACGTGGAAGCAGATGAACGCCTCGGCCAACACCAGCGTGCGACCCTTCTACTTCGGCATGATCGTGGCGGATCCGAACAACCCGGACCGGATCTACAAGCCATCGATCAACCTGATCACCAGCGATGACGGTGGCGTCACGCTCAGCGCGATCTTCGGCGGCGTTCACAGCGACTACCACGCGGTGTGGGTGGATCCCAGGAACTCGGAGCACCTGATCGTCGGCACCGACGGCGGGATCTACATCTCGGAGAACCGCGGCAACGACTGGCGCTTCGTCTCCAACCTTCCCGTGTCGCAGTTCTATCACGTGAGCTACGACATGGAGACGCCTTACAACGTCTACGGCGGCCTCCAGGACAACGGGACATGGATGGGGCCTTCGCGACGGCCCGGAGGCATCGCCAATCGCCACTGGCGTGTGCTCGGCGGCGGTGACGGCTTCTGGGCGTTCGTGGACCCCAAGGATCCCGACTTCGTGTACGTCGAGTACCAGGAAGGCAACATCTCGCGCGTCGCGAAATCGACGGGGGAGAGCAAGGACATCCGTCCGTTCCACAAGCAGGGCGAGCCGGAGAACCGATTCAACTGGAACACGCCGATCCACGTGAGCCCGACCCGGGCCGGCGTCATCTACTTTGGCTCGCAGTTCGTCTACCGCTCGGAGAATCGCGGCGACAAGTGGGAGCGCATCTCGCCCGACCTCACCACCAATGATCCCGCCAAGCTCCAGCAGTCGCAGTCGGGCGGCCTTTCGGTCGACAACTCCTCGGCCGAGAACCACTGCACCATCTACTCGATCAGCGAGTCGCCGAAGAACCCGGACGTGATCTGGGTGGGCACCGACGACGGCAACGTCCAGCTCACCAAGGACGGCGGAAAGTCGTGGCAGAACGTGGCGAAGAAAGTGAAAGGCTGGCCGGTGGGTGGGTGGGTTTCGTGCGTGCAGGCCAGCCCGCACCAAGACGGCACCGCTTACGTGACGCTCGACGCCCACTGCGTCGGGGACATGGACACCTACGTCTACCGCACCCGCGACTTCGGCAAGACCTGGGAGCGGCTCGACTCGCCCGAGCTGAAGGGATTCGCGCACGTGGTGCGCGAGGATCGCGTGGCGCCCAGCCTGCTCTTCGTGGGCACCGAGCTCGGCCTCTTCCTGAGCCTCGACTCCGGCAAGAGCTGGTCTCAATTCAAGGCCGGGCTTCCTGACGTCTCGATCCGCGACCTGACCATCCATCCGCGCGAGGACGACCTGCTGCTCGGCACGCACGGCCGCGGGATCTACGTGATCGACGACATCCGGTGCCTGCGCGCGCTCACGCCTGCGCTGCTGGCGGCGGACGCCGCGGTCCTCGACTCGCGTCCGTCGGTGGCCACGCTGCCGACCGCCGAGCAGCGCTTCGAAGCCTCGGAGTTCCGCGGCCGCACGCTCGAGGAAGCGGGGTTCGTCACCTACTACCTCAAGAAGCGTCACATGCTCGGCGACCTGAAGATCGAGGTCTACGACGCCGAAGGGAGGCTGATGTCGAGCGAGCCGGCGCCGAAGCGGCGCGGGATCAACCGCTATTCGTGGCCGATGCGGATGAAGCCGCCCAAGGTTCCACCCGGAACCAACCTGGTGCCCAACCCCTATTCGTTCTATGGGCCGCGCGTGCCCGAGGGCGAGTACACGGTCAAGCTGATCAAGGACAAGGAGACCTACACGTCGAAGCTCACGCTTGCGCCCGATCCGCGCTCGACACACAGCGCCGAGGATCGCGCGCTCCAGCGCAAGACGGTTCGCGAGCTGTACGGGATGCTCGAGTCGCTGACCTTCGTGACCGACGCGGTCATGGACGCGCGCAGCCAGGTGCGGGCGCGCGGCGCCAAGCTCGCCAAGGGCGACGCGCTCGGCAAGAAGCTGACGTCACTCGGCGACCGGCTCGACCAGATCCACCAGGGGCTGACCGCGACTCGTGAGGGGCGCTTCACCGGCGAGGAGCAGCTGCGCGAAAAGCTCGGGGTCCTCTACGGCGCGGTGAACGGCTATGACGGCCGGCCGACCGAGTCCCAGCTCGCGTATCAGCAGACGCTCGCGCAGCGGCTCGATACCGCGCGGCGCGACTTCGAGACGTTGATGACGAAGGATGCAGCCGGCTTGTCGGATGAGCTGAAGGCCAAGAGTCTCGAGCCCATCAAGCCGATGTCGCACGAGGAGTGGGCCAAGAAGCAGGAGCGCGGCTAG
- a CDS encoding outer membrane lipoprotein-sorting protein yields MLRKTLTGLTLAVVMASPLAAQTADELVAKNIQARGGADKIKAVKSTRTTGKMVMGQGIEAPFVIYERRPNQTRMEFSFQGMSGVQAFDGKNGWAVMPFMGKKEPEAVPDEESKLMQDNADMDGPLVDYKAKGHKVELVGKEQVEGADAYKLKLTMKSGKTRNIYLDADTYLEIKMEAKRTVRGNEVDGETTYGDYKEENGLMLPHTIETGVKGAPQKQKLVLEKFEINNDLPDSLFAMPAGTKPAPADTTAKAAKTGDADGAKADAAATTDAKAGSTKAAPKSTKPAQTTTKKKP; encoded by the coding sequence ATGCTGCGTAAGACACTCACAGGGCTCACCCTGGCCGTAGTCATGGCTTCACCGCTGGCGGCTCAGACCGCGGACGAGCTGGTCGCCAAGAACATCCAGGCCCGCGGCGGGGCCGACAAGATCAAAGCCGTGAAGTCGACCCGCACCACCGGGAAGATGGTCATGGGTCAGGGCATCGAAGCGCCGTTCGTGATCTACGAGAGGCGCCCCAACCAGACGCGGATGGAGTTCTCCTTCCAGGGGATGAGTGGCGTCCAGGCCTTCGACGGCAAGAACGGCTGGGCCGTCATGCCTTTCATGGGCAAGAAGGAGCCCGAAGCGGTTCCGGACGAAGAGAGCAAGCTGATGCAGGACAACGCCGACATGGACGGCCCGCTCGTCGACTACAAGGCCAAGGGCCACAAGGTCGAGCTCGTCGGCAAGGAGCAGGTCGAAGGCGCCGACGCTTACAAGCTCAAGCTCACGATGAAGAGCGGCAAGACCCGCAACATCTATCTCGATGCCGACACCTATCTCGAGATCAAGATGGAAGCCAAGCGCACCGTGCGCGGCAACGAAGTCGATGGCGAGACGACGTACGGGGACTACAAGGAAGAGAACGGGCTCATGCTGCCCCACACCATCGAGACCGGAGTCAAAGGGGCGCCTCAAAAGCAGAAGCTGGTTCTCGAGAAGTTCGAGATCAACAACGACCTTCCGGACAGCTTGTTCGCGATGCCGGCCGGCACCAAGCCCGCGCCGGCAGATACCACGGCGAAGGCGGCCAAGACGGGCGACGCGGATGGCGCGAAGGCCGACGCGGCCGCAACGACCGACGCCAAGGCCGGGAGCACGAAGGCGGCCCCCAAGAGCACCAAGCCCGCGCAAACCACGACGAAGAAGAAGCCCTGA
- a CDS encoding zinc-binding dehydrogenase: MKAVVFDRTGGPEVLEPREMPDPRPAVDEALVEVKACGMNHLDLWIRSGALPLEVEMPHILGCDIVGVVREVGAGVRHVKPGDKTLLLPTLSCGVCEMCMAGDDNLCPHYDLIGRRRNGGYAERVAVPAANCLPYPENLSWEQAAAVPVVFLTAWHMLMTRAALRPGEDCLVIGAGSGVGSVAVQLARLLGARVIATAGSEAKLERAKALGAHEVVNHRTADVASEVRRLTGRKGVEVVFEHVGGRIFEQCVGALARNGRLVTCGATIGHQVKLDLNLLFGRHLSLLGSWMGRKSELPRVLEFVRSGQLVPVVDTVLPLAKAREAHQRLESGESFGKVVLTP, from the coding sequence ATGAAAGCTGTCGTCTTCGACCGGACCGGCGGCCCTGAAGTCCTCGAGCCGCGGGAGATGCCCGATCCGCGCCCTGCTGTTGACGAGGCGCTGGTCGAGGTCAAGGCGTGCGGCATGAACCACCTCGACCTGTGGATCCGCTCGGGGGCGCTGCCGCTCGAGGTCGAAATGCCGCACATCCTCGGCTGCGACATCGTCGGCGTGGTGCGCGAGGTCGGCGCCGGCGTGCGGCACGTGAAGCCCGGCGACAAGACCCTGCTGCTTCCCACGCTGTCATGCGGCGTGTGCGAGATGTGCATGGCCGGGGACGACAACCTCTGCCCCCATTACGACCTGATCGGCCGCAGACGCAATGGAGGCTACGCCGAGCGTGTCGCCGTGCCTGCCGCCAACTGCTTGCCTTATCCCGAGAACCTGAGCTGGGAGCAGGCCGCCGCGGTGCCGGTCGTGTTCCTCACCGCGTGGCACATGTTGATGACGCGCGCCGCGCTTCGGCCCGGCGAAGATTGCCTGGTGATCGGCGCGGGCAGCGGGGTGGGCAGCGTGGCGGTGCAGCTCGCGCGGCTCCTCGGCGCCCGCGTGATCGCCACCGCGGGCTCCGAGGCCAAGCTCGAGCGCGCGAAGGCTCTGGGCGCGCACGAAGTGGTGAACCACCGCACGGCCGACGTCGCGAGCGAGGTGCGGCGCCTGACCGGGAGGAAGGGCGTCGAGGTGGTGTTCGAGCACGTCGGGGGCAGGATCTTCGAGCAGTGCGTAGGCGCGCTGGCTCGCAACGGGCGCCTGGTGACGTGCGGCGCGACGATCGGCCACCAGGTGAAGCTCGACCTGAACCTTCTCTTCGGCCGGCATCTCTCGCTGCTCGGCTCATGGATGGGCCGCAAGAGCGAGCTTCCGCGCGTGCTCGAGTTCGTGCGCTCGGGTCAGCTCGTGCCCGTGGTCGACACGGTGCTGCCGCTGGCGAAGGCGCGCGAAGCGCACCAGCGGCTCGAGTCCGGCGAAAGCTTCGGAAAGGTGGTGCTGACCCCGTGA
- a CDS encoding START domain-containing protein encodes MSRLRPFPFLLAFTSIAVTLTVVGVGQAQHWIGVNDPSWHLESSYDGIALYSGAVPETRVVPLKAVMTIPGTIEEVSVVLEDISRRDEWISNFNQSILLERTNEYDQTEYLRVNLPWPAQNRTAVIRARITVSDDLRRATIAAESVDSPLADGLPKLVRAQVHTSTFQMTQVAGRVEVVALVFIDPRGRIPTWIVNYFTRRAARSTLSALRRQVARKLYSKAQLMDMRRRIERYPAFRQQVPATLRN; translated from the coding sequence ATGTCCCGCCTGCGGCCCTTCCCTTTCCTCCTCGCCTTCACCTCGATCGCCGTCACTCTGACGGTGGTTGGCGTCGGTCAGGCACAGCACTGGATCGGCGTGAACGATCCTTCCTGGCACCTGGAATCGTCTTACGACGGGATTGCCCTGTATTCAGGCGCCGTGCCCGAGACCCGGGTCGTCCCTCTCAAAGCGGTCATGACGATCCCCGGCACCATCGAGGAAGTTTCCGTGGTCCTGGAGGACATCTCGCGACGCGATGAATGGATCAGCAACTTCAACCAGAGCATCCTGCTCGAGCGGACCAATGAGTACGATCAGACGGAGTACTTGCGGGTCAATCTGCCCTGGCCGGCACAAAACCGCACGGCCGTCATTCGCGCGAGGATCACCGTCAGTGACGACCTCAGACGCGCCACGATCGCGGCCGAGTCCGTGGACTCTCCTCTGGCGGATGGACTACCGAAGCTGGTTCGGGCGCAAGTCCACACGAGCACGTTTCAGATGACGCAAGTGGCAGGGCGCGTGGAAGTCGTGGCGCTGGTGTTCATCGACCCGCGCGGCAGAATCCCCACGTGGATCGTGAACTACTTCACGCGCCGCGCCGCGCGCTCGACGCTGTCCGCACTGCGCCGGCAGGTGGCACGCAAGCTCTATTCGAAAGCGCAGCTGATGGACATGCGCCGGCGGATCGAGCGGTACCCAGCCTTTCGACAGCAGGTCCCGGCGACGCTCCGCAACTAG
- a CDS encoding sulfite exporter TauE/SafE family protein — translation MAYLVVALAALAASGLTLFSGFGLGTLLLPVFALLFPIQVAVAATAVVHALNNLFKLILLRRDVDRSLVLRFGLPAAVAAFPGAWLLTVLPSRPWMTWRAGDRTFEITPLGLVMGALILAFAAFEIVPALYHWRPKAPLALGGILSGFFGGLSGHQGALRAAFLTPLGLSPARFAATQAAIACMVDGARLAVYGASLYGAHAVAISGRDQWPLVATATLAAFTGAWIGARLLSKVTVGFVRFVTAGLLMVVGISLVIGLV, via the coding sequence ATGGCCTACCTGGTCGTGGCGCTGGCCGCGCTCGCCGCATCCGGCCTCACGCTCTTCTCCGGCTTCGGGCTCGGCACGCTGCTGCTCCCGGTGTTCGCGCTGCTCTTCCCGATCCAGGTCGCGGTCGCGGCCACCGCGGTGGTGCACGCGCTGAACAATTTGTTCAAGCTCATTCTGCTTCGGCGCGACGTGGATCGCAGCCTGGTCCTGCGATTCGGCCTGCCGGCCGCGGTCGCCGCGTTCCCAGGAGCATGGCTGCTGACGGTCCTGCCGTCGCGGCCCTGGATGACGTGGCGTGCCGGGGATCGAACATTCGAGATCACACCGCTGGGCCTGGTGATGGGTGCGCTCATCCTCGCGTTCGCGGCCTTCGAGATCGTGCCGGCGCTCTATCACTGGCGTCCGAAGGCGCCGCTTGCGCTGGGCGGAATCCTGTCGGGATTCTTCGGCGGACTCTCCGGCCATCAAGGCGCGCTGCGCGCGGCGTTCCTCACACCGCTCGGCCTGTCACCGGCGCGCTTCGCCGCGACACAGGCGGCGATCGCCTGCATGGTCGACGGCGCGCGGCTCGCGGTCTACGGCGCCAGCCTCTACGGCGCTCACGCCGTGGCGATCTCGGGGCGCGACCAGTGGCCGCTGGTAGCCACCGCGACCCTCGCCGCCTTCACGGGCGCGTGGATCGGCGCGCGCCTGCTCTCGAAGGTGACCGTGGGCTTCGTGCGTTTCGTGACGGCAGGACTGCTCATGGTCGTGGGCATCAGCCTGGTGATCGGGCTCGTCTAG
- a CDS encoding matrixin family metalloprotease, whose translation MRNAMCMALAVTACVAIVGSMDAHAFRMIQNTNVGRTSNGARVLCSDPTGFTHRNESSTSFRLNLANQGGEPGVVAALQAALAAWTNVTPAGYQLSYGGTTNAGFVTDGINTAVWATGNGCTGGCLAITALVLGPGQVITESDVSFNNAVNWNTNGSDFDTQAIAIHEFGHCMGIHHTEITRKNRRPSMYSAYFGTDGRTLEIDDRDALNCAFSRYPTAASAAVAVAEPQSRMARSGPQLTYQARAGHATLRFAMKADGVARLEVFDIAGRRLATLVDGPRKTGEHEVAWDGKTSSGRAPAGLYFARVLTPEGRGTATIVLRN comes from the coding sequence ATGAGAAACGCCATGTGCATGGCGCTGGCGGTCACCGCCTGCGTCGCGATCGTGGGCTCGATGGACGCCCACGCCTTCCGCATGATCCAGAACACCAACGTCGGGCGAACCTCGAACGGCGCCCGGGTGCTCTGCAGCGATCCAACCGGCTTCACCCACCGCAACGAGTCGTCGACCTCGTTTCGGCTAAACCTCGCCAATCAAGGTGGCGAGCCGGGAGTCGTCGCGGCGCTCCAAGCGGCGCTCGCGGCATGGACCAACGTGACCCCCGCGGGGTACCAGCTGAGCTACGGCGGCACGACCAACGCAGGGTTCGTGACCGACGGCATCAATACGGCGGTGTGGGCCACGGGCAATGGCTGCACGGGTGGCTGCCTCGCCATCACCGCCCTGGTTCTGGGACCGGGACAGGTGATCACCGAATCCGACGTCTCGTTCAACAACGCCGTGAATTGGAACACCAATGGCAGCGACTTCGACACGCAGGCCATCGCCATCCACGAGTTCGGGCATTGCATGGGGATCCATCACACCGAGATCACTCGGAAGAACCGCCGGCCGAGTATGTATTCGGCTTACTTCGGGACGGACGGCCGAACGCTGGAAATCGACGATCGCGATGCCCTCAACTGCGCGTTCAGTCGCTATCCCACGGCCGCCAGCGCGGCCGTGGCCGTCGCCGAGCCGCAGTCGCGCATGGCTCGGAGCGGCCCGCAGCTGACGTATCAGGCGCGCGCGGGCCACGCGACCTTGCGCTTCGCGATGAAGGCCGACGGCGTTGCGCGACTCGAGGTGTTCGACATCGCGGGCCGGCGCCTCGCCACGCTGGTCGACGGCCCTCGCAAGACAGGAGAGCACGAGGTCGCGTGGGATGGAAAGACGTCATCAGGCCGCGCGCCTGCGGGTCTGTACTTCGCTCGTGTCCTAACTCCAGAAGGCAGAGGGACTGCGACCATCGTGCTGCGAAATTAG